A window of the Nycticebus coucang isolate mNycCou1 chromosome 3, mNycCou1.pri, whole genome shotgun sequence genome harbors these coding sequences:
- the LOC128582116 gene encoding neuropeptide Y receptor type 4-2: protein MNTSYLLDSLFLGSLQDENRSKQKGILYNFSDHCQDSMDLMVFIVTSYTIETIVGVLGNLCLICVTMRQKEKTNVTNLLIANLAFSDFLMCLICQPLTAIYTIMDYWVFGEALCKMSAFIQCMSVTVSILSLVLVALERHQLIINPTGWKPSIPQAYLGIMLTWLIACSLSLPFLAHSVLENVFHKNHSKALEFLADKVVCTESWPLDYHRVVYTTFLLLFQYCLPLAFILVCYVRIYQRLQKQGSVFRKGAYSSRTGQMKRVNGVLVAMVAAFAVLWLPLHVFNSLEDWYPEAIPVCHGNLIFLVCHLLAMASTCVNPFIYGFLNTNFKKEVKALVLTCQQSPPMEESEHVPLSTVHTEVSKGSLRLSGKSNPI from the coding sequence ATGAACACCTCTTACCTCCTGGACTCACTTTTTCTAGGATCCCTGCAGGATGAAAACAGGAGCAAGCAAAAGGGCATCTTGTACAACTTCTCTGACCACTGCCAGGATTCCATGGACCTGATGGTCTTCATCGTCACTTCCTATACCATCGAGACCATCGTGGGGGTCCTGGGTAACCTCTGCCTGATTTGCGTGACCATGAGGCAGAAAGAGAAGACCAATGTGACCAACCTGCTCATTGCAAACCTGGCCTTCTCCGACTTCCTCATGTGCCTCATCTGCCAGCCACTCACCGCCATCTATACCATCATGGACTACTGGGTCTTTGGCGAGGCCCTCTGCAAGATGTCGGCCTTTATCCAGTGCATGTCGGTGACAGTCTCCATTCTCTCTCTTGTCCTTGTGGCCCTGGAGAGGCATCAGCTCATCATCAACCCAACGGGCTGGAAGCCCAGCATCCCACAGGCCTACCTGGGGATTATGCTCACCTGGCTCATTGcctgctccctctccctgcccttcctGGCCCACAGCGTCCTGGAGAATGTCTTCCACAAGAACCACTCCAAGGCTCTGGAGTTTCTGGCGGATAAGGTGGTCTGTACTGAGTCCTGGCCCCTGGACTACCACCGCGTCGTCTACACCACCTTCCTGCTGCTCTTCCAGTACTGCCTCCCCCTGGCCTTCATCCTGGTCTGCTACGTGCGCATCTACCAGCGCCTGCAGAAGCAGGGGAGTGTGTTCCGCAAGGGAGCTTACAGCTCACGAACCGGGCAGATGAAGCGCGTCAATGGGGTGCTCGTGGCGATGGTGGCTGCCTTTGCAGTGCTCTGGCTTCCCTTGCACGTATTCAACAGCCTGGAGGACTGGTACCCCGAGGCCATCCCTGTCTGCCATGGCAACCTCATCTTCTTGGTGTGCCACCTGCTTGCCATGGCCTCCACCTGTGTCAACCCTTTCATCTATGGCTTTCTCAACACCAACTTCAAGAAGGAGGTCAAGGCCCTGGTGCTGACTTGCCAGCAAAGCCCTCCCATGGAAGAGTCTGAGCATGTGCCCCTGTCCACTGTGCACACGGAAGTCTCCAAGGGGTCTTTGAGGCTAAGTGGCAAGTCCAACCCCATTTAA